A stretch of Prunus dulcis chromosome 6, ALMONDv2, whole genome shotgun sequence DNA encodes these proteins:
- the LOC117631798 gene encoding protein LURP-one-related 7 gives MTDFMETSVPVPCTNSQIPVDLFVSKKHPGLPSGELGFVDSSGNPVYKVTRQSLTSSSNKRVLLDAAGNPRFALCRNDKGCWQGYKGGDAGEKDLVFRVKRTKSKLTRTELEIFLVGENSADSTCDFKVKGFPYQRSCTIYIGNDIVAQTSLMYKLNQLFPKRGKFRLTIFPGSVDHALVAALIVIFLD, from the exons ATGACTGACTTCATGGAAACATCAGTTCCTGTTCCCTGCACGAATTCACAAATCCCGGTCGATCTTTTTGTGTCCAAGAAACATCCTGGCTTGCCAAGTGGTGAATTGGGTTTCGTTGATTCTTCTGGTAACCCCGTTTACAAGGTCACTCGTCAATCTCTGACGTCTTCATCTAATAAGCGTGTGTTGCTTGACGCCGCCGGAAATCCTCGGTTTGCTTTGTGCCGTAACGAT AAGGGATGTTGGCAAGGATATAAGGGTGGTGATGCTGGGGAGAAGGACTTGGTGTTCAGAGTGAAGAggacgaaaagtaaacttaCCAGAACTGAGTTGGAGATTTTTCTTGTTGGTGAGAATTCAGCAGATTCAACCTGtgatttcaaagtgaaaggCTTCCCTTACCAAAGATCTTGCACAATCTACATAGGCAATGACATAGTTGCTCAG ACTAGTCTGATGTACAAATTGAACCAGCTTTTTCCAAAGAGGGGAAAGTTTCGATTGACTATATTTCCCGGATCTGTCGACCATGCTTTGGTTGCGGCCTTGATTGTAATATTTCTGGATTGA
- the LOC117632007 gene encoding uncharacterized protein LOC117632007, producing MRQRRKIGSEIPETLIGEEKESEEGRFFACYLLSSRSPRYKGHTYIGFTVNPRRRIRQHNGEIAQGAWRTKRKRPWEMVLCIYGFPTNVSALQFEWAWQNPTVSKAVRQAAASFKSLGGLVSKIKLAYTMLTLPPWQSLNITVNFFSTQYTKHSAGCLRLPEQMKVKVCSMDELPSCTKISDDLFENEDEWCNEREFDEHMNTSTLHEEIMSDHMAHNSTDDQQNDSGKRINEVCSKEVGGDEWYNGRECDEAVNDGTLQEETLSDLIVQSSADDQQDNTGKTINKAYRCSQEVGEDCTEQFGFIASPMRMPSSNVTTSFDTEVTKDTGSADAISVKLGRPAMEQLEQLTTIVADDDQSPSRSYLRPCGAEVIDLTTPAPLCRSHLCGKKSRVASVYPQIIDLTKSPNFIQL from the exons ATGAGGCAGAGAAGAAAGATTGGATCAGAAATCCCAGAAACCCTAATCGGGGAGGAGAAAGAATCAGAAGAAGGACGATTCTTCGCCTGCTATCTGTTGAGCTCTCGCAGCCCCCGCTACAAAGGCCACACTTATATTGG ATTCACAGTGAACCCACGGCGTCGTATAAGACAGCACAATGGTGAAATAGCTCAAGGTGCTTGGAGAACGAAGCGGAAGCGTCCATGGGAGATGGTCTTGTGCATCTATGGTTTCCCAACTAATGTTTCTGCTCTCCAG TTTGAATGGGCCTGGCAGAACCCAACTGTATCAAAGGCAGTTAGGCAGGCTGCTGCAAGCTTTAAATCCCTGGGAGGGCTTGTCAGCAAGATCAAACTTGCATACACCATGCTCACCCTCCCTCCTTGGCAGAG CTTGAACATCACTGTAAACTTCTTTTCAACCCAGTACACCAAACATTCTGCTGGTTGTCTACGCCTGCCGGAACAGATGAAGGTCAAAGTCTGCTCCATGGATGAGCTTCCTTCCTGTACCAAAATATCTGATGACctttttgaaaatgaagatgagTGGTGTAATGAAAGGGAATTTGATGAACATATGAATACCAGTACACTACACGAAGAAATAATGTCGGACCACATGGCTCATAATTCAACAGATGATCAGCAGAATGATAGTGGCAAAAGAATTAATGAAGTATGCAGTAAAGAAGTAGGAGGAGATGAGTGGTATAATGGAAGAGAATGTGATGAAGCTGTGAATGATGGTACGTTACAGGAAGAAACATTATCAGATCTTATAGTTCAAAGTTCAGCAGATGATCAGCAGGATAATACTGGCAAGACAATTAACAAAGCATATCGATGCAGTCAAGAAGTAGGAGAGGATTGTACAGAGCAATTTGGTTTTATCGCATCGCCAATGAGAATGCCATCTTCAAATGTCACTACCTCATTTGACACAGAAGTAACTAAAGATACAGGATCTGCTGATGCCATTAGTGTTAAATTGGGCCGACCTGCAATGGAACAATTGGAACAATTGACAACTATAGTTGCAGACGATGATCAATCGCCCAGCAGAAGCTATCTCCGGCCTTGTGGAGCTGAGGTAATAGATTTGACAACGCCAGCTCCCCTATGCAGAAGCCATTTATGTGGCAAGAAGAGTAGAGTTGCTTCTGTTTATCCTCAGATTATTGACTTGACTAAGTCTCCCAATTTCATCCAACTATAG
- the LOC117629717 gene encoding uncharacterized protein LOC117629717 codes for MARLQDHNHLLSSKVDETQQLLHQQHTQNIQTTHSSQSLQTPRRKKKHEKVARATPAPSKQLVVPTPRDQPHVPEKVYSDCRHRLNDREVERRRSPIRINARLRDSRMNVLGSKSPIRRVRGLDSAEESESEYIPSKTQVSTYRSATPSRYSEVNSLSPRRRSEDYGSEEISSRDPVVRLLFQKVQKMENDKAHSQEPEWGKLRPGPFTRRIRRSRQDREVQQLRIPFYTGTEDPLTHLHSFQSAIGCKGLSDEGQCLLFPSSLIEAALNWFYRLEPETDEPLREYVARFSHEYSRCPETDNRAAYGAFKSSLRSSHFRYLVHSSNWRKYDELMKQAAVHAKAEYFNSKPSVSARREDSEPSAYPAKAPSYERVDSYSAGHKRKDNRADRRDLPKKGKRRYGHNDNRAPLQNRDHDNEVFTLLNTTYEAVLMNEQEIIPKSNLRRPNRQDNRKTGKFCRYHQHNSHNKENCISLRKIVERLIREGKLDQYIARRPPALVPNPTRQINMISTISGGPTIAGMSNRSMKQYVRASQFPQVFGIEVNRHREIPKVHWEPITFCEEEEEGVLYPHDDPMIIRVEIADYDVGRVLIDTGSSVSVIFAEAFREMGINDNQVNRQLTPLLSFYGDLVQPIGSVKLPITFGTAPRKTTAYDQFLIVDCPTAYNVIVGRTALTRVKAHLSPHMLLMKFPTPNGTGAVRENQLSA; via the exons ATGGCGAGGCTTCAGGATCACAACCACCTTCTTtcgtccaaagtggacgaaacccaGCAGCTGCTCCACCAGCAGCACACGCAGAACATCCAGACAACTCACTCTTCCCAGAGCTTGCAGACCCCCcgtaggaagaagaagcacgaAAAGGTGGCGAGGGCAACGCCCGCACCTTCCAAACAGTTGGTAGTTCCGACACCCAGGGATCAACCACACGTCCCAGAGAAGGTCTACTCCGATTGCCGACATCGGCTTAACGATCGGGAGGTAGAGAGACGGAGGTCTCCGATCAGGATTAACGCTCGACTAAGGGACTCACGGATGAACGTCCTAGGAAGCAAGTCACCTATTCGGAGGGTCAGGGGTTTAGACTCTGCAGAGGAGTCAGAATCCGAATACATCCCTTCCAAAACTCAAGTTTCCACCTACCGTTCGGCAACGCCTTCTCGGTACTCGGAGGTTAATTCATTAAGCCCACGAAGGCGCTCGGAAGATTATGGTTCCGAGGAAATCTCAAGCCGAGACCCTGTTGTCCGACTCCTTTTTCAGAAAgtccagaaaatggaaaacgacaAAGCTCACTCCCAAGAACCAGAATGGGGGAAGCTTCGGCCCGGACCATTCACCAGGCGCATCCGGCGTTCTCGGCAGGATAGGGAGGTGCAGCAACTGCGTATACCGTTTTATACGGGAACAGAAGACCCCTTAACGCACCTTCACTCATTTCAGTCCGCCATTGGATGCAAGGGCCTGAGCGATGAAGGGCAGTGCCTGCTATTCCCGTCTTCCCTTATCGAGGCAGCCCTGAACTGGTTCTACCGGTTGGAGCCAGAAACG GACGAACCGTTGAGAGAATACGTGGCGCGCTTCAGTCACGAATACTCAAGGTGTCCGGAAACAGACAatagggcagcctacggcgccttcaagagtAGCCTTCGGTCCTCTCATTTTCGATACCtagtacacagcagcaactggcgcaAGTACGACGAACTGATGAAGCAGGCAGCCGTCCACGCCAAAGCCGAATACTTCAACTCGAAACCCAGTGTTTCGGCACGCCGAGAAGATTCAGAACCAAGTGCTTATCCGGCAAAGGCGCCATCCTACGAGAGGGTCGACTCATATTCGGCAGGTCATAAGAGGAAAGACAACCGTGCCGATCGAAGAGACCTCCCgaagaagggaaaaaggaGGTATGGTCACAATGACAACCGAGCGCCCCTGCAGAATCGTGACCACGACAACGAAGTCTTTACCCTATTGAACACCACCTATGAGGCCGTTCTCATGAACGAACAAGAAATAATACCAAAATCGAATCTGCgaagacccaatcggcaagacaaccgGAAAACCGGTAAATTTTGCCGATACCATCAACATAACAGCCATAATAAGGAAAACTGTATAAGCCTAAGAAAGATTGTCGAACGGTTGATCAGAGAGGGGAAGCTAGATCAGTATATCGCCCGGCGGCCACCGGCCCTGGTGCCGAACCCAACTCGACAGATAAACATGATAAGCACTATCAGCGGTGGCCCCACCATCGCGGGAATGAGCAACCGTTCAATGAAGCAGTACGTGCGCGCCTCACAATTTCCTCAGGTATTCGGCATAGAGGTGAATCGGCACCGTGAGATACCGAAAGTTCATTGGGAACCAATCACATTTTgtgaagaggaggaagagggagTCCTCTACCCCCACGACGACCCGATGATCATCCGAGTAGAAATTGCCGACTACGATGTAGGGCGAGTACTGATCGATACCGGGAGTTCCGTAAGCGTGATTTTTGCCGAAGCTTTCCGAGAAATGGGAATAAACGACAACCAGGTCAACCGGCAGTTGACACCTTTGTTAAGTTTCTATGGGGACCTAGTCCAACCGATCGGCAGTGTAAAACTGCCAATTACCTTCGGAACCGCACCAAGAAAAACAACGGCATACGATCAGTTCCTAATCGTTGATTGCCCGACAGCATACAACGTCATAGTTGGGCGAACGGCACTCACCAGGGTTAAGGCGCATCTTTCCCCCCACATGCTATTGATGAAGTTCCCGACCCCCAACGGCACGGGAGCTGTCCGAGAAAATCAGCTAAGCGCGTGA